Sequence from the bacterium genome:
CAGCCCGACGTTCTCAGCAGAACCGGAATCGTCTCCGATTCCAACCTCCTACGCGCTGTACCAGAACTACCCCAATCCATTCAATCCGAACACTGAGATCCGCTTTGATCTACCGGAGGCGATTCATGCAGAACTGAAGGTGTTCAACATTCTCGGACAGGAAGTGGTAACGCTTGTAGATGATGTCCGTGCAGCAGGTGCGTATCGCGTCCTCTGGGACGGCAAGAATGCGGCCGGACTGACGGTGGCATCCGGTGTCTACATCTACCAAATCAAAACACCGAACTTCACAGACGCCAAGAAGATGATGCTGATAAGGTAAATCGCTTGGACGCACTACTGCGTAAAATAGGCTACCATGGGAAGGTTGCCTGGTTCATAACGATCCAGGTGCCTCCCATGGGCTGGGCACGTCGTGCGACAACATGCAACTGGACCAATACACCTTATGCGCAATGATTTCGTGCCATTAAGAAACAAGTTTAGAATGAACGATCATTCTGCAGGCCAACCGTCAGGGAGTGACATGAACAGGTTGAACAGCACAGCAACAACGCGAATCTCATCCGGAGTTCAGACCATCCTGATACGGGTGGGGTTCGCGGTCTTGTTCTTAGTGCAAACCGTAGCATTTGGACAATGGACGGAACCAGTGCTGATGCGGCCGCCAATCAATGTTGATCCGCCAGGAAGTTATTACTATTCAACAATTTCGGCAGATGGTCAAGTCCTTTGCATGACGATTTACCAAGGGGCACCTAACGATGATGATGTTTACATTTCCGAGCGGATTGACGATTCGACATGGACAACTCCGGTCAATGCCGGGCCAAACGTGAATAATGAGGGCCGGAATCTTAGCCCTTCGATCACGTCCGACCGCCAACGCCTCTACTTTGTCTCCTACCATGAAGGTTCCTACGACATATTTGTGTCACATCGAACCGGACCGGACTGGGATGACTGGTCCCCGAAAGAACAGCTACCTGAGCCAATCAATCGCGGGCGTGAATTCACGGGGCAGATATCCTTTGATGATTCAACCCTTGTCTTTACTTCAACAGGACAGCCCGGCATGCATGAAGGCGGAGACGCGGCCTTCACGAGCCGCTTACAGCCGGATGGCTCATGGTCAGAACCCGAAGAAATCGCGTTTCATTTGTACGATCCAAGCGGTTTTGTCTCACCATGTTTGACCATGAACGGAGAAGTTTTTGTATATGGTCAACGATGGGGACATAACAATCCTGAGATTCTCTATGCCATGCGCACGGACTCGGGCTTTAGCGCAGCAATTCGCTGCGACTCCACTATCAATACGGAATGGTGGGATTCCGGACCAAGCTGTCCTGCAGATGGATCTATCTTGATTCTTGATAGCCGTCGCAATCCACCAAACGGGGCAGCTCGGCTTTACGAGGCCCGGCGAGTGTTCACGAATACAGATGAGCCAAGTAGAGGATCGAGCCCTATACCTACCATTCGGGTTTCCCCGTCATTTGGGAGTTTTGGAACAGTGTTTGAAATTGCACTACCCTCACGTCTTGCCGGCTCAGAAATTAGGATTTACAATATTAGCGGCCAAATAATTGAAAGCCTGCAGGCAAATAGACAAGACCAAACTATATTTTCATGGAAAGGCGGAAATTATGCGAAGGTTAACTTGTCATCCGGCATCTACTTCATTCATGCGCGCAATAAAACACAATCAGGAGTTGGCAAAGTCTTATTGTTGCGCTAAGAGTTGCTTGGTTTTAATTCTATGGATCATACTGTTGCCGCAGTTGAACGTCGCAACCGCCCAAATGAATTTTACGTGTGGAACGCCCGATACTGCGATCCCCTTGCTGGATTACCAGACATTGCCGACACGAGGTACACTAAAAGCATGCATGGTTTGGGCTGGAGTTTGGGATTCGGTGAACAATGTCGGACTCCATCCGAGTCAAGATACAGTTTATAGAACTCCTTTTGCAGAAGCGCCCACATGGTATTCAAGTTTTCTCGATCCCGGATGGCCTTACAGTCTTATCAATTGGGTTGAGACTGTATCGCATGGACAACTGACATTAGATGCAGACACAGGCGACGTACATGTTCGGAATCGCACAACTCGCGAGCGTTACAATTATTTTACCGACCCGCAACTGGCATATGACTATTCACTTGGTTGGCCATACGCGAGCCAACTCTTAAGTGAGATTGACGAGGATATTGACTTCTCTGAATATGACGCAAATGAAGATGGTGGCGTAGATTTGTTCATGATCATGATGGATTACCCTTTTGATGCCGGACAAGCACACATTAGTTGGTATGAGCTGGTGAATGATACACTTCGAATTGACGACTATGTAACTAACGATACAACAGCAGACGGCGATTCGGTTGTTATTCAACAGCAAAGAAGTCTCATTGTTTGGGTAGATTCCCGCGTGACTCCGAATGAA
This genomic interval carries:
- a CDS encoding PD40 domain-containing protein — protein: MNRLNSTATTRISSGVQTILIRVGFAVLFLVQTVAFGQWTEPVLMRPPINVDPPGSYYYSTISADGQVLCMTIYQGAPNDDDVYISERIDDSTWTTPVNAGPNVNNEGRNLSPSITSDRQRLYFVSYHEGSYDIFVSHRTGPDWDDWSPKEQLPEPINRGREFTGQISFDDSTLVFTSTGQPGMHEGGDAAFTSRLQPDGSWSEPEEIAFHLYDPSGFVSPCLTMNGEVFVYGQRWGHNNPEILYAMRTDSGFSAAIRCDSTINTEWWDSGPSCPADGSILILDSRRNPPNGAARLYEARRVFTNTDEPSRGSSPIPTIRVSPSFGSFGTVFEIALPSRLAGSEIRIYNISGQIIESLQANRQDQTIFSWKGGNYAKVNLSSGIYFIHARNKTQSGVGKVLLLR